The following are from one region of the Minwuia thermotolerans genome:
- a CDS encoding ATP-dependent helicase, protein MDDPFDLGAAEPAGRGEARFPYLETLNPPQRQAVEALDGPVLVLAGAGTGKTRVLTTRLAHLLNLGKARPWEVLAVTFTNKAAREMHDRVGQLIGQAVEGVWLGTFHAIGVRILRRHAELVGRTSGFTILDDDDQQRLIKQLLEAENIDVKRWPPRAFASVIDGWKNKGLTPAKVQEGDSGFADGKAKALYKLYQDRLQTLNACDFGDLLLLTTELFLNHPDVLADYHRRFRYILVDEYQDTNVAQYLWLRLLAQGARNICCVGDDDQSIYGWRGAEVGNILKFESDFPGAKVIRLEQNYRSTGPILEAASGLIANNEDRLGKTLWTEVPDGEKLVVQGVWDGEEEARQIGEEIEALQRRGESLSQVAILVRATFQMRYFEDRFIEIGLPYQIVGGVRFYQRQEIKDATCYLQIIAQPDNDLAFERIVNTPKRGLGDATVQKLHQIARTARQSLYRAAEAIVETEELGPKARGSLKRLMEDFARWRLQAPDLSPAELAEVVLEESGYTEMWQRDKSPQAPAKLDNLKEMVFAMEDHETLASYLEHIALVQANDASDSTEKVSVMTLHAAKGLEFDSVFLPGWEEEVFPNRRALEETGTRGLEEERRLAYVGITRARRRAYVFHAANRRVFNEWRSGIPSRFIDELPEQAVEVRTETGLYGGRAAAGGFGEHDQRPGQGSFVYDAPWLAATQRLKQRGYRAGGYARPKPIEGRAERVETVEAPRRFETGERVFHQKFGYGAVVAIDGNHLQIEFEKAGRKKVVAAFVDPA, encoded by the coding sequence ATGGATGACCCTTTCGATCTCGGCGCCGCGGAGCCGGCCGGACGCGGCGAGGCGCGCTTCCCCTATCTGGAAACGCTGAATCCGCCCCAGCGCCAGGCGGTGGAGGCCCTGGACGGTCCCGTTCTGGTGCTGGCGGGCGCCGGCACCGGCAAGACGCGCGTGCTCACCACGCGGCTGGCGCACCTGCTCAATCTCGGCAAGGCCCGGCCCTGGGAAGTGCTGGCGGTGACCTTCACCAACAAGGCCGCCCGCGAGATGCACGACCGCGTCGGCCAGCTCATCGGCCAGGCCGTCGAAGGCGTCTGGCTGGGCACATTCCACGCCATCGGCGTCCGCATCCTGCGCCGCCACGCCGAACTGGTGGGCCGCACCTCCGGTTTCACCATTCTCGACGACGACGACCAGCAGCGCCTGATCAAGCAGTTGCTGGAGGCCGAGAACATCGACGTCAAGCGCTGGCCGCCCAGGGCCTTCGCCTCGGTCATCGACGGCTGGAAGAACAAGGGGCTGACGCCCGCAAAGGTGCAGGAAGGCGATTCGGGCTTCGCCGACGGCAAGGCGAAGGCCCTCTACAAGCTCTACCAGGATCGTCTGCAGACGCTGAACGCCTGCGATTTCGGCGACCTGCTGCTGCTGACGACCGAGCTCTTCCTCAACCATCCGGACGTGCTGGCCGACTATCACCGCCGCTTCCGCTACATCCTGGTCGACGAATACCAGGATACCAATGTCGCCCAGTATCTCTGGCTCCGGCTGCTGGCCCAGGGCGCGCGGAACATCTGCTGCGTCGGCGACGACGATCAGTCGATCTACGGCTGGCGCGGGGCGGAGGTCGGCAACATCCTGAAGTTCGAGAGCGATTTTCCCGGCGCGAAGGTGATTCGCCTGGAGCAGAACTACCGCTCGACGGGGCCGATCCTGGAGGCGGCCAGCGGCCTGATCGCCAACAACGAGGATCGTCTGGGCAAGACCCTCTGGACCGAGGTGCCCGACGGCGAAAAGCTGGTCGTCCAGGGTGTCTGGGACGGCGAAGAGGAAGCGCGCCAGATCGGCGAGGAGATCGAGGCGCTGCAGCGCCGGGGCGAAAGCCTCAGCCAGGTCGCCATCCTGGTCCGCGCCACCTTCCAGATGCGCTATTTCGAGGACCGCTTCATCGAGATCGGCCTGCCCTACCAGATCGTCGGCGGGGTGCGCTTCTACCAGCGCCAGGAGATCAAGGACGCCACCTGCTATCTCCAGATCATCGCCCAGCCGGACAACGATCTGGCCTTCGAGCGCATCGTCAACACGCCCAAGCGCGGCCTGGGCGACGCCACCGTGCAGAAGCTTCACCAGATCGCGCGGACGGCGCGCCAGTCCCTCTACCGGGCCGCCGAGGCCATCGTGGAGACCGAGGAACTGGGGCCGAAGGCCCGGGGCAGCCTGAAGCGGCTGATGGAGGATTTCGCGCGCTGGCGGCTGCAGGCCCCGGACCTGTCCCCGGCGGAGCTGGCCGAGGTGGTGCTGGAGGAGTCGGGCTACACGGAGATGTGGCAGCGCGACAAGAGCCCGCAGGCGCCGGCCAAGCTCGACAACCTGAAGGAAATGGTCTTCGCCATGGAGGACCACGAGACGCTGGCGAGCTATCTCGAGCACATCGCCCTGGTGCAGGCCAACGACGCCTCGGATTCGACCGAGAAGGTCTCGGTCATGACCCTGCACGCCGCCAAGGGCCTGGAGTTCGACAGCGTCTTCCTGCCGGGTTGGGAGGAGGAGGTCTTCCCCAACCGCCGCGCCCTGGAGGAGACCGGGACGCGCGGCCTGGAGGAGGAACGACGGCTGGCCTATGTCGGCATCACGCGGGCGCGGCGGCGGGCCTATGTGTTCCACGCGGCCAACCGCCGTGTGTTCAACGAGTGGCGGTCGGGCATCCCCAGCCGTTTCATCGACGAACTGCCCGAGCAGGCGGTCGAGGTGCGTACCGAGACCGGACTCTACGGCGGCCGGGCTGCGGCGGGCGGCTTCGGCGAGCACGATCAGCGCCCGGGACAGGGCAGCTTCGTCTACGATGCGCCCTGGCTGGCGGCGACCCAGCGGCTGAAGCAGCGCGGCTACCGCGCCGGGGGCTACGCCCGGCCGAAGCCCATCGAGGGCCGGGCCGAGCGTGTCGAGACCGTGGAGGCGCCGCGCCGCTTCGAGACGGGCGAGCGGGTCTTCCATCAGAAGTTCGGCTATGGCGCCGTGGTCGCGATCGACGGCAATCATCTGCAGATCGAGTTCGAAAAGGCCGGCCGCAAGAAGGTCGTCGCCGCCTTCGTCGATCCGGCGTGA
- a CDS encoding adenylate/guanylate cyclase domain-containing protein: MPRTYRRRFTHAFDHPVETVWPALADTARFNEAAGFPKHRIREEAQPDGSIRLFAEGAVKGVELAWEEFPVEWVMGQWFWHWRVFSKGPFATIGAMVTFEPREDGPGCLCHYEVGATPRTGFGWVILNWGFFARAENDFRSLCGQVAEWAEGVARVPYRVPGHAPSAAERMRIDAMVRRLEASPYGHGLGQTLVDWVLAAQEVDLVRIRPLALAPLLGAEPRAMVETMLQAVREGLLQQRWDLLCPRCRGAKLAADGLDRLPERAHCAACNVDYERDFARNVELTFTPAPALRPVYDGEYCLGGPMTTPHVMAQVRLDPRAARDWPGELPPGPYRARELRGGPYAEFEHDGGALPTVALAEDAVTLGAPAPPGRIAFRNDDSTPRYAVIERRDWAIDALTAERATALHAFRDLCAADTLRPGDGAGISQVALMFTDLKGSTRLYRSAGDAPAYAAVRSHFVYLADHVRRHDGAVVKTMGDAVLAAFAEPRDALACAVAIQRGMDAFNLREQSALVVKIGIHTGACLAVTLNRRLDYFGQTVNLAARLQDQSRGGDIVFSEAVRADPTVRALADALSPTHECAELRGIDEAIAFWRASAS; the protein is encoded by the coding sequence ATGCCTCGCACCTACCGCCGCAGGTTCACCCACGCCTTCGATCACCCCGTCGAGACGGTCTGGCCGGCGCTCGCCGACACCGCGCGTTTCAACGAGGCGGCCGGGTTCCCGAAGCACCGCATCCGCGAGGAGGCGCAGCCCGACGGCTCGATCCGGCTGTTCGCCGAGGGCGCGGTCAAGGGCGTCGAGCTGGCCTGGGAGGAGTTCCCCGTCGAATGGGTGATGGGCCAGTGGTTCTGGCACTGGCGTGTGTTCTCGAAGGGCCCATTCGCCACCATCGGCGCCATGGTCACCTTCGAGCCGCGCGAAGACGGTCCCGGCTGTCTCTGTCACTACGAGGTGGGCGCGACGCCGCGCACCGGCTTCGGCTGGGTGATCCTCAACTGGGGCTTCTTCGCCCGCGCCGAGAACGATTTCCGCAGTCTCTGCGGGCAGGTCGCCGAATGGGCCGAGGGGGTCGCAAGGGTGCCCTACCGGGTGCCGGGGCACGCGCCGTCGGCGGCGGAACGGATGCGGATCGACGCCATGGTCCGGCGGCTGGAGGCGAGCCCCTACGGTCACGGCCTGGGGCAGACGCTGGTGGACTGGGTGCTGGCGGCGCAGGAGGTCGATCTGGTGCGTATCCGCCCGCTGGCGCTCGCCCCCCTGCTCGGCGCCGAACCGCGGGCGATGGTCGAAACCATGTTGCAGGCGGTGCGCGAGGGCCTGCTGCAGCAGCGCTGGGACCTCCTCTGTCCGCGCTGCCGCGGCGCCAAGCTCGCCGCCGACGGGCTCGACAGGCTGCCCGAACGCGCCCATTGCGCGGCCTGCAATGTCGACTACGAACGCGATTTCGCGCGCAATGTGGAGCTGACCTTCACGCCCGCTCCGGCGCTGCGGCCGGTCTATGACGGCGAATACTGCCTGGGCGGACCAATGACGACGCCGCACGTCATGGCGCAGGTGCGCCTGGATCCCCGCGCGGCGCGGGACTGGCCGGGCGAACTGCCGCCGGGTCCCTACCGCGCCCGGGAACTGCGCGGCGGCCCCTATGCCGAGTTCGAGCACGATGGCGGGGCGCTGCCCACCGTGGCGCTGGCCGAGGATGCGGTGACGCTGGGCGCGCCGGCGCCGCCGGGACGCATCGCCTTCCGCAACGACGACAGCACGCCCCGCTACGCCGTGATCGAACGCCGCGACTGGGCCATCGATGCGCTGACGGCGGAACGCGCAACCGCGCTGCACGCCTTCCGCGACCTCTGCGCCGCCGACACACTGCGTCCCGGCGACGGGGCCGGCATCAGCCAGGTGGCGCTGATGTTCACGGACCTGAAGGGCTCCACCCGGCTCTACCGCAGCGCCGGCGACGCACCCGCCTACGCCGCCGTGCGCAGCCATTTCGTCTATCTCGCCGATCATGTCCGCCGCCATGACGGCGCGGTGGTGAAGACCATGGGCGACGCCGTGCTCGCCGCCTTCGCCGAGCCGCGCGACGCCCTGGCCTGCGCCGTCGCCATCCAGCGCGGCATGGACGCCTTCAACCTCCGCGAGCAATCGGCGCTGGTGGTCAAGATCGGCATCCACACCGGGGCCTGTCTGGCGGTGACGCTCAACCGCCGGCTCGACTATTTCGGTCAGACCGTGAACCTGGCCGCTCGCCTGCAGGACCAGTCGCGGGGCGGCGACATCGTCTTTTCCGAGGCGGTGCGGGCGGACCCCACCGTCCGGGCGCTGGCCGATGCGCTCTCGCCGACGCACGAATGCGCCGAACTGCGGGGCATCGACGAGGCGATCGCCTTCTGGCGCGCCTCCGCATCCTGA
- the era gene encoding GTPase Era: MTAETEGGGEQESRAGFVALAGAPNAGKSTLLNQLVGTKVSIVSPKVQTTRARVVGIALEGAVQIAFVDTPGIFRPKRRLEKAMVDAAWGGVADADLTVLLIDAERGLNSNVREILAGLDKLGRRIWVVLNKIDLVRKDSLLAMTAELGRTGFVDEVFMVSALTGDGVADLREALARAMPPGPWLYPEDQVSEMPERLLASEITREKLFLRLHQELPYALTVETENWTERPDGSVRIDQVIYVAREGHRAIVLGHGGQTIRQIGRMAREELSELLGRPVHLFTFVKVREKWLDDPARYREMGLDFPRG, encoded by the coding sequence GTGACGGCTGAGACGGAAGGCGGCGGAGAGCAGGAGAGCCGGGCCGGCTTCGTCGCCCTGGCCGGCGCGCCCAATGCGGGCAAGTCGACATTGCTGAACCAGCTGGTCGGAACCAAGGTCTCGATCGTCAGCCCGAAGGTGCAGACGACGCGCGCCCGGGTCGTCGGCATCGCCCTGGAGGGCGCGGTGCAGATCGCCTTCGTCGACACGCCAGGCATCTTCCGGCCGAAGCGGCGGCTGGAGAAGGCGATGGTGGATGCTGCCTGGGGCGGCGTCGCCGACGCCGATCTGACCGTCCTGCTGATCGACGCCGAGCGGGGCCTCAACAGCAATGTGCGCGAGATACTGGCGGGTCTCGACAAGCTGGGCCGCCGGATCTGGGTGGTGTTGAACAAGATCGACCTGGTGCGCAAGGACAGCCTGCTGGCCATGACGGCGGAACTCGGCCGGACGGGTTTCGTCGATGAGGTCTTCATGGTCTCGGCGCTGACCGGCGACGGGGTCGCCGATCTCCGCGAGGCCCTCGCCCGGGCCATGCCGCCGGGGCCGTGGCTCTATCCGGAGGACCAGGTCTCGGAGATGCCGGAGCGGCTGCTCGCCTCCGAGATCACCCGCGAGAAGCTGTTCCTGCGCCTGCATCAGGAACTGCCCTATGCGCTGACCGTCGAGACCGAGAACTGGACGGAACGCCCCGACGGCTCGGTGCGCATCGACCAGGTGATCTACGTCGCCCGCGAGGGCCACCGCGCCATCGTCCTGGGTCACGGCGGCCAGACCATCCGCCAGATCGGCAGGATGGCGCGCGAGGAGCTTTCGGAACTGCTGGGGCGGCCGGTGCATCTTTTCACCTTCGTCAAGGTGCGCGAGAAATGGCTCGACGACCCTGCCCGCTACCGGGAGATGGGGCTGGACTTCCCCCGAGGCTGA
- the rnc gene encoding ribonuclease III: MNRPPQAMAELERALGHAFADRGRLQEALTHPSALQRGRAERGDYERLEFLGDRVLGLVIAMAIFREYPDANAGHMARRYNEMVRKETLAEVALETGLAGHIRMSPGERETGGLEKPAILADICEAVIGALYLDGGLPAAERFIGERWRARIAGLEKAPKDSKTALQEWAHAHGIEPPEYELVAARGPDHAPEFTVRARFARGEAEATGSSKKVAERRAAETLLGKVENGRDG, encoded by the coding sequence TTGAATAGACCTCCGCAGGCGATGGCAGAACTCGAGCGGGCCCTGGGTCACGCCTTTGCCGATCGCGGGCGGCTGCAGGAAGCCCTGACGCACCCTTCGGCGCTGCAGCGCGGCCGCGCCGAGCGCGGCGACTACGAGCGCCTCGAATTCCTGGGCGACCGCGTGCTGGGCCTGGTCATCGCCATGGCCATCTTCCGCGAATACCCGGACGCCAATGCCGGCCACATGGCGCGGCGCTACAACGAGATGGTGCGCAAGGAGACGCTGGCGGAAGTCGCGCTGGAGACGGGCCTCGCCGGACACATCCGCATGTCGCCCGGCGAGCGCGAGACCGGCGGGCTGGAGAAGCCGGCCATCCTCGCCGACATCTGCGAAGCGGTGATCGGCGCGCTCTATCTGGACGGCGGCCTGCCGGCCGCGGAACGGTTCATCGGCGAGCGCTGGCGCGCGCGCATCGCGGGGCTGGAGAAGGCGCCGAAGGATTCCAAGACGGCATTGCAGGAATGGGCCCACGCCCACGGCATCGAGCCGCCGGAATACGAGCTTGTAGCCGCCCGCGGCCCCGATCATGCGCCCGAGTTCACGGTCAGGGCGCGGTTCGCGCGCGGCGAGGCCGAAGCCACCGGGTCGTCGAAGAAGGTGGCGGAACGGCGGGCGGCGGAAACATTGCTCGGCAAGGTGGAGAACGGCCGTGACGGCTGA
- the lepB gene encoding signal peptidase I, whose protein sequence is MASRSKGGFKETIKTVIYAVAIAMVFRTFAFEPFNIPSRSMVPTLLVGDFLFVSKFSYGYSRHSLPFSPDLFGGRVLQSAPERGDVAVFKTPLDNETDFIKRVIGMPGDRIQMRDSVLYINDQAVERERVEDFEYIDGTGRLRFIPQYREILPNGRSYLTLDESARRPLDNTAVYTVPKGHYFMMGDNRDNSTDSRVSVRNSGVGFVPAENLVGRADVLFFSIDTDFRWWQIWNLVTNIRYSRLGDVIE, encoded by the coding sequence ATGGCTTCCAGATCCAAGGGTGGCTTCAAAGAGACCATCAAGACCGTCATCTATGCCGTGGCGATCGCGATGGTATTTCGCACCTTCGCCTTCGAGCCCTTCAACATTCCGTCGCGGTCCATGGTGCCCACGCTGCTGGTGGGCGACTTCCTGTTCGTCTCCAAGTTCTCCTACGGCTACAGCCGCCACAGTCTTCCCTTCAGCCCTGACCTTTTCGGCGGCCGCGTCCTGCAGAGCGCGCCGGAGCGGGGCGACGTCGCCGTGTTCAAGACGCCGCTGGACAACGAGACCGACTTCATCAAGCGGGTCATCGGCATGCCCGGCGACCGCATACAGATGCGCGACAGCGTGCTGTACATCAACGATCAGGCGGTGGAGCGCGAGCGTGTGGAGGACTTCGAGTACATCGACGGCACGGGCCGGCTGCGCTTCATTCCGCAATACCGCGAGATCCTTCCCAACGGCCGCAGCTATCTCACTCTTGACGAGAGTGCCCGCCGGCCCCTGGACAACACCGCCGTCTATACGGTGCCCAAGGGGCATTACTTCATGATGGGCGACAACCGCGACAACTCCACCGACAGCCGGGTCTCCGTGCGCAACAGCGGCGTGGGATTCGTGCCGGCGGAGAATCTCGTCGGCCGCGCCGATGTGCTATTCTTCTCCATCGACACGGACTTCCGCTGGTGGCAGATCTGGAACCTGGTCACCAACATCCGGTACTCGAGACTGGGCGACGTGATTGAATAG
- the acpS gene encoding holo-ACP synthase, whose protein sequence is MIVGIGADLCDIRRIERSIERFGQRFLDRCFTGGEQAACGGRADTAARFARRYAAKEAAAKALGTGIGEFAGLKEIEVISRPNGKPDLILSGQAAATLAGLCPAGAAGFAHLSISDEAPYALAYVVLEARPAAADRN, encoded by the coding sequence ATGATCGTCGGTATCGGCGCCGATCTGTGCGACATCCGCCGGATCGAGCGCTCCATCGAGCGTTTCGGACAGCGCTTTCTCGACCGCTGCTTCACCGGCGGCGAGCAGGCGGCCTGCGGCGGCCGCGCGGACACCGCGGCCCGCTTCGCCCGCCGCTATGCCGCCAAGGAGGCCGCGGCCAAGGCGCTCGGCACGGGCATCGGCGAGTTCGCCGGCCTGAAGGAGATCGAGGTCATCTCCCGTCCCAACGGTAAGCCCGACCTGATCCTCAGCGGCCAGGCGGCGGCGACCCTGGCGGGGCTCTGTCCCGCCGGCGCGGCAGGTTTCGCGCATCTGTCCATCAGCGACGAGGCGCCCTATGCACTGGCCTATGTGGTGCTGGAGGCGCGGCCGGCGGCGGCGGATCGCAATTGA
- a CDS encoding pyridoxine 5'-phosphate synthase: MTGRLRLGVNIDHVATIRNARGGGHPDPVRAARQAAEAGADGITAHLREDRRHISDDDIERLSAQIDLPLNLEMAATEEMLGIALRHKPHAACLVPEKREEVTTEGGLDVAAHHRHLAPVVRSLVDAGIRVSLFIDPEPVQLHVAKALGAPVVELHTGAYCDAGDADREGELARIIHAAEYAADLGLEVHAGHGLTFDTVSPVAAVPQVVELNIGHFLVGEAIFSGLNSAITRMRSLMDKARAAATGSASA; this comes from the coding sequence ATGACCGGCAGGCTGCGTCTCGGCGTCAACATCGACCACGTCGCCACTATCCGAAACGCCCGCGGCGGCGGCCATCCCGATCCCGTGCGCGCCGCGCGGCAGGCGGCCGAGGCCGGGGCTGACGGCATCACGGCGCATCTGCGCGAGGACCGCCGGCACATCTCCGACGACGACATCGAGCGTCTCAGCGCCCAGATCGACCTGCCGCTGAATCTGGAGATGGCGGCGACCGAGGAGATGCTGGGCATCGCGCTCCGCCACAAACCGCACGCCGCCTGCCTGGTGCCGGAGAAGCGCGAGGAGGTCACCACCGAAGGCGGCCTGGACGTCGCCGCGCACCACCGGCACCTGGCGCCGGTCGTGCGCAGCCTGGTCGACGCCGGCATCCGCGTGTCGCTGTTCATCGATCCGGAGCCGGTACAGCTCCACGTCGCCAAGGCGCTGGGCGCGCCGGTTGTCGAACTGCACACCGGGGCCTATTGCGACGCCGGGGACGCGGACCGGGAGGGCGAGCTGGCGCGTATCATCCATGCCGCCGAATACGCCGCCGATCTGGGGCTCGAGGTCCATGCCGGTCACGGCCTGACCTTCGACACCGTCTCGCCGGTGGCCGCGGTCCCCCAGGTCGTCGAGCTCAACATCGGCCACTTTCTGGTCGGCGAGGCGATCTTCTCCGGCCTCAACTCCGCCATTACCCGCATGCGCAGCCTGATGGACAAGGCGCGCGCCGCCGCCACGGGCAGCGCCAGCGCATGA
- a CDS encoding CynX/NimT family MFS transporter: MAEPAADTEKAATTRWAVVLTAVGAGVLIGAQVGKAPPMIAQIRADLGLDLVAAGFFMSLINGVAVATGILAGVFADNAGRRRAVLLALAVLLAGNVLGATAAGAPQIFASRLCEAFSFVVIVVAAPGLILEATAPRDVRMALSVWSTYMPAGFAAMMAAAPFIAAPEHWRTVWWFNAGLTVVYAAVFLTMTRGLGRRPTGAGRLRGLAEVVRRPGPWLMGVAFMLYTVQWFGVLTWLPTILQGVGLTAAAAGGGVAVVVAANIAGNLAAGVLLSRGAARWTIIAACSLALGLLTLGIYDSGLDPAVRLILAGLFSAIGGAIPGAVLAGAATHSPSPAQVGITNGVIVQCTNLGSLLGPPAVAWMAAMAGGDFTAARWLTLAAGVAGVAVALALRGVERRLGEAPAAAP; this comes from the coding sequence GTGGCGGAGCCTGCGGCGGATACGGAGAAGGCGGCGACGACGCGCTGGGCGGTCGTGCTGACCGCGGTGGGCGCGGGCGTGCTGATTGGCGCGCAGGTCGGCAAGGCGCCGCCGATGATCGCCCAGATCCGCGCCGACCTTGGCCTCGACCTGGTGGCCGCCGGCTTCTTCATGTCGCTGATCAACGGCGTTGCCGTCGCGACCGGCATTCTGGCCGGCGTCTTCGCCGACAATGCCGGCCGCCGCCGCGCGGTGCTGCTGGCGCTGGCGGTTCTGCTGGCGGGCAACGTGCTGGGCGCCACTGCCGCCGGCGCGCCGCAAATCTTCGCCTCCCGGCTCTGCGAGGCATTCAGTTTCGTGGTTATCGTGGTCGCGGCCCCCGGCCTGATCCTGGAGGCGACGGCGCCCCGCGACGTGCGCATGGCCCTGTCGGTCTGGAGCACCTACATGCCGGCCGGCTTCGCCGCGATGATGGCCGCCGCGCCGTTCATCGCCGCGCCGGAGCACTGGCGCACGGTCTGGTGGTTCAATGCGGGTCTGACCGTGGTCTATGCCGCGGTCTTCCTGACCATGACCCGCGGGCTGGGACGGCGGCCGACGGGCGCGGGCCGGCTGCGCGGCCTGGCCGAGGTGGTCCGCCGGCCGGGGCCCTGGCTGATGGGTGTCGCGTTCATGCTCTATACGGTGCAGTGGTTCGGCGTGCTGACCTGGCTGCCGACCATCCTGCAGGGCGTGGGCCTGACCGCCGCGGCGGCGGGCGGCGGCGTTGCCGTGGTGGTGGCCGCCAACATCGCCGGCAATCTCGCCGCCGGCGTGCTGCTCAGCCGCGGCGCGGCGCGCTGGACGATCATCGCCGCCTGCAGCCTGGCGCTGGGCCTGCTCACCCTGGGGATCTACGACAGCGGCCTCGACCCGGCGGTCCGGCTGATCCTGGCGGGCCTGTTCTCCGCCATCGGCGGCGCCATACCCGGCGCGGTGCTCGCCGGCGCGGCGACGCACAGCCCCTCCCCCGCCCAGGTCGGCATCACCAACGGCGTCATCGTCCAGTGCACCAATCTCGGTTCCCTGCTGGGACCGCCAGCGGTTGCGTGGATGGCGGCCATGGCCGGCGGCGACTTCACCGCCGCGCGCTGGCTGACGCTCGCTGCCGGGGTCGCGGGCGTCGCCGTGGCGCTCGCGCTGCGCGGCGTGGAGCGGCGACTGGGAGAGGCCCCGGCCGCCGCGCCGTGA
- a CDS encoding DUF1194 domain-containing protein: MIRPALIAIAVLLSGWAAARAETVDVAIVLAVDASSSVSHGEFGLQMDGIAQALRDGEVARAIAGGPSGRVAFTLVQWSGPGQVRQALDWRAVDSPEGIETLARDVELTPRYFSAGGTAIGQALLYAASQFENLPWPAGRRVIDISGDGRNTDAPAVQGAREDVIAGGIVINGLPILSQEPGIERYYREEVIGGYGAFVEVAADYDAFAAAMRRKLLREIRTDPLISRRPPARVDRPGGLDYFVAAGESRHSGRMR; encoded by the coding sequence ATGATCCGCCCGGCCCTGATCGCGATCGCTGTTCTTCTTTCCGGATGGGCCGCGGCCCGCGCCGAAACCGTCGATGTGGCGATCGTGCTGGCGGTCGACGCATCCTCTTCGGTCAGCCATGGCGAGTTCGGTCTGCAGATGGACGGTATCGCCCAGGCCCTGCGCGACGGGGAAGTGGCGCGGGCGATCGCCGGGGGCCCCAGCGGCCGCGTGGCCTTCACCCTGGTGCAATGGTCGGGCCCCGGCCAGGTCCGCCAGGCGCTGGACTGGCGCGCGGTGGACTCACCGGAGGGGATCGAGACGCTGGCCCGCGACGTGGAACTGACGCCGCGCTATTTCTCCGCCGGCGGCACCGCCATCGGTCAGGCCCTGCTCTATGCGGCCAGCCAGTTCGAGAACCTGCCTTGGCCCGCGGGCCGGCGGGTGATCGACATCTCGGGCGACGGACGCAACACCGACGCGCCCGCCGTCCAGGGCGCGCGCGAGGACGTCATCGCCGGCGGCATCGTCATCAACGGGCTGCCGATCCTGAGCCAGGAGCCCGGTATCGAGCGCTACTACCGCGAGGAGGTGATCGGCGGCTATGGCGCCTTCGTGGAGGTGGCGGCCGACTACGACGCCTTCGCCGCCGCGATGCGCCGCAAGCTGCTGCGCGAGATCCGCACCGACCCGTTGATCTCCCGGCGCCCGCCCGCGCGCGTTGACCGCCCCGGCGGGCTCGACTATTTCGTGGCGGCAGGGGAGAGTCGGCATTCGGGGAGGATGAGATGA
- a CDS encoding acyl-CoA dehydrogenase family protein: protein MTQALTEDQLAFQDAARSFADAEMAPHAAKWDAEKIFPEDTLRQAAALGFAGIYVGEAHGGSALTRLDAAIIFEELAAGCTSTAAYISIHNMAAWMIDRFGGDAVREKFLPKLCTMEHFASYCLTEPGAGSDAASLKTKAVREGDEYVINGAKAFISGGGRADVYVTMVRTGEEGAGGVTCLAIPKDAPGISFGAQERKMGWNSQPTAMVLFDDCRVPVENRVGDEGQGFRIAMAGLDGGRINIGACSLGAARACLERTVDYVKDRKQFGRAIADFQNTQFRLADMATELEAARYMIRGAAAKLDADAPDKTQACAMAKRFATDAGFDICNQALQLHGGYGYLMDHPIERYLRDCRVHQILEGTNEIMRVVISRKLLAD, encoded by the coding sequence ATGACGCAGGCGCTGACCGAGGATCAGCTCGCCTTTCAGGATGCCGCGCGCAGCTTCGCGGACGCCGAGATGGCGCCCCATGCCGCGAAATGGGACGCGGAGAAGATCTTTCCCGAGGACACGCTGCGCCAGGCGGCGGCGCTCGGCTTCGCCGGCATCTATGTCGGCGAGGCGCATGGCGGCTCGGCGCTGACCCGCCTGGACGCCGCCATCATCTTCGAGGAACTGGCCGCCGGCTGCACATCGACCGCCGCCTATATCTCGATCCACAACATGGCCGCCTGGATGATCGACCGCTTCGGCGGCGATGCGGTGCGGGAGAAATTCCTGCCGAAGCTCTGCACCATGGAGCACTTCGCCAGCTACTGCCTGACGGAGCCGGGCGCGGGCTCCGACGCCGCCAGCCTCAAGACGAAGGCGGTGCGCGAGGGCGACGAGTACGTCATCAACGGCGCCAAGGCATTCATCTCCGGCGGCGGCCGCGCCGACGTCTACGTCACCATGGTCCGCACCGGCGAAGAGGGCGCGGGCGGGGTCACCTGCCTTGCCATTCCGAAGGACGCGCCCGGCATCAGCTTCGGGGCGCAGGAGCGCAAGATGGGCTGGAATTCCCAGCCGACGGCGATGGTGCTGTTCGACGACTGCCGCGTGCCGGTCGAGAACCGGGTCGGCGACGAGGGTCAGGGATTCCGCATCGCCATGGCGGGCCTGGACGGCGGGCGGATCAACATCGGCGCCTGCTCGCTCGGCGCGGCACGCGCCTGCCTGGAACGGACGGTCGACTACGTGAAGGACCGCAAGCAGTTCGGCCGCGCCATCGCCGATTTCCAGAATACGCAGTTCCGGCTGGCCGACATGGCGACCGAGCTGGAAGCTGCGCGCTACATGATCCGCGGCGCCGCCGCGAAGCTGGACGCCGACGCGCCCGACAAGACCCAGGCCTGCGCCATGGCCAAGCGCTTCGCCACCGACGCGGGCTTCGACATCTGCAATCAGGCCCTGCAGCTGCACGGCGGCTACGGATACCTGATGGACCATCCGATCGAGCGCTATCTGCGCGACTGCCGCGTCCACCAGATCCTGGAAGGCACCAACGAGATCATGCGCGTGGTGATCAGCCGGAAACTGCTCGCGGACTGA